From the genome of bacterium, one region includes:
- the rplM gene encoding 50S ribosomal protein L13 → MRTEVIVAGVPTRWYLVDAKDKVLGRLASQVAAVLKGKNRPTYAPSVTGDYVIVVNADKIRLTGRKAEQKIYYRHSGYPGGLRATAAGKMMARRPEYVIREAVRGMLPKNPLGRECLRKLRIYRGTAHRHAAQQPQPLAVAGRMTKGREA, encoded by the coding sequence ATGCGTACTGAAGTGATTGTGGCCGGCGTCCCGACACGGTGGTACCTGGTCGACGCGAAAGACAAGGTGTTGGGGCGTCTGGCGAGTCAGGTCGCGGCCGTGTTGAAGGGCAAGAACCGGCCGACGTACGCGCCGTCGGTGACGGGCGATTACGTGATCGTGGTCAACGCCGACAAGATCCGGCTGACCGGACGGAAGGCCGAACAGAAGATCTACTACCGGCACTCCGGCTACCCGGGCGGGCTGCGGGCGACGGCCGCCGGCAAGATGATGGCGCGACGCCCCGAGTACGTGATCCGCGAAGCGGTGCGGGGCATGCTGCCGAAGAATCCGCTCGGCCGCGAGTGCCTGCGCAAGCTCCGCATCTACCGCGGCACGGCGCACCGGCACGCGGCGCAGCAGCCGCAGCCGCTCGCCGTCGCCGGGCGCATGACGAAGGGGCGTGAAGCGTGA
- the rpsI gene encoding 30S ribosomal protein S9, with protein MSEASPSIVASGGRKASQARVRLVPGTGTITVNNRPVEQHLPKGPLLITVRQPLAVANAEGRFDVIASVTGGGVVGQAGAIRLGIARALVAIDPELRSAMRKAGFMTRDPRKKERKKYGHKRARKGFQYSKR; from the coding sequence ATGAGTGAGGCCAGTCCGAGCATCGTGGCGTCCGGAGGGCGCAAGGCGTCTCAGGCGCGGGTGCGTCTCGTCCCGGGAACGGGGACGATCACCGTCAACAACCGGCCGGTCGAGCAGCACCTGCCGAAGGGTCCGCTGCTGATCACCGTGCGGCAGCCGCTCGCCGTGGCGAACGCGGAAGGCCGGTTCGACGTGATCGCGAGCGTGACCGGGGGCGGCGTCGTAGGGCAGGCCGGCGCGATCCGGCTCGGCATCGCCCGGGCGCTCGTCGCAATCGATCCCGAACTGCGGTCGGCGATGCGGAAGGCGGGGTTCATGACCCGCGACCCGCGGAAGAAAGAGCGGAAGAAGTACGGCCACAAGAGGGCGCGCAAGGGCTTCCAGTACTCCAAGCGTTAG
- a CDS encoding NlpC/P60 family protein — protein sequence MHVVAAIVVAVLLALTAAGPAAAATRYTVAPHDTLFSVARRFHVPLQLLAQVNGIHDPSRIRIGDVLTIPGEAAAPGTPVVPMARLARQLQSPVPSRLGPSGRTAVAAPSASVPYAVRPGDTLYHLAVTHGTTVQALEEANGLTSPAIIVGQVLGLPRTAEPGATVPPADAMPSDLSRFTPAEPNHPGLDEPALPANLAPRPVPPVRSALPARVRASALRYVGTPYVWGGTTPAGVDCSGLVHLVYSPYVPGLPRTSYEQWTAGTPVDRTDLTAGDLVFFNTDGTGASHVGIYIGEGEFVHSASSAQRVLIDRLDAPYYVTHYLGARRIL from the coding sequence GTGCACGTCGTTGCAGCGATCGTCGTGGCGGTACTGCTCGCCCTGACCGCGGCCGGTCCCGCCGCCGCGGCGACCCGCTACACCGTGGCGCCGCACGACACTCTGTTCAGCGTCGCCCGCCGCTTCCACGTGCCGCTTCAGCTTCTCGCGCAGGTCAACGGCATTCACGATCCGTCGCGGATCCGGATTGGAGACGTCCTGACCATCCCCGGCGAGGCGGCGGCGCCCGGAACCCCGGTCGTGCCTATGGCGCGGCTGGCGCGGCAGCTGCAGTCGCCGGTTCCGTCACGGCTGGGTCCATCCGGCCGGACGGCGGTCGCGGCGCCGTCTGCCTCGGTTCCCTACGCCGTGCGGCCGGGCGACACGCTGTACCATCTTGCCGTGACCCACGGGACGACGGTGCAGGCGCTGGAAGAAGCGAACGGGCTGACGTCGCCCGCGATCATCGTGGGACAGGTTCTCGGGCTGCCCCGGACGGCCGAGCCCGGCGCCACAGTGCCGCCGGCCGATGCGATGCCTTCCGACCTGTCGCGGTTCACCCCGGCCGAGCCTAACCACCCCGGACTCGACGAACCGGCTTTGCCAGCCAATCTCGCGCCGCGCCCGGTCCCGCCCGTCCGGAGCGCGCTGCCGGCCCGCGTGCGGGCCTCGGCGCTGCGGTACGTCGGCACGCCGTACGTCTGGGGCGGAACGACCCCGGCCGGCGTCGACTGCTCGGGCCTCGTGCATCTCGTCTACTCGCCGTACGTGCCGGGCCTTCCACGCACGTCGTACGAGCAGTGGACGGCCGGCACGCCGGTCGACCGGACGGACCTTACCGCCGGTGACTTGGTCTTCTTCAACACGGACGGCACCGGTGCGTCGCATGTCGGTATCTACATCGGCGAGGGAGAGTTCGTACATTCCGCGTCGAGCGCGCAGCGCGTCCTCATCGACCGGCTGGACGCCCCGTACTACGTGACGCACTACCTCGGGGCCCGGCGCATCCTGTAA
- the argF gene encoding ornithine carbamoyltransferase, producing the protein MNSTVRRVGRRDAPAPAAKHPKTMDLRGRDYTAVLDLTANEIRALIEAALEMKTRARAGDRPPLLAGKVLALVFEKPSLRTHVTFQTGMLQLGGHAIYLSPRDIEMGSRESPLDVAKNLERWVDGVAARTFSHDTILELARGARIPVVNALSDWEHPCQTLATLLTIRERWGRLTDVRVVWIGDGNNVLRSLAFATGKLGLSLTICAPQAYGLDGDSIARARADAVQSHGTIELTDDPVQAVSAADLILTDVWTSMGQEQEAVARRRAFAPYQVNAVLLARAPADAVVSHCLPAHRGEEITDEVMDGPRCVAFDEAENRLHSQKALLAAIL; encoded by the coding sequence TTGAACTCCACAGTTCGCCGGGTCGGCCGGCGGGATGCGCCGGCGCCGGCCGCGAAGCATCCCAAGACCATGGACCTGCGCGGACGCGACTACACGGCGGTGCTCGATCTCACCGCGAACGAAATCCGCGCGCTCATCGAAGCGGCTCTCGAGATGAAAACCCGCGCCCGGGCGGGAGACCGGCCGCCGCTGCTTGCCGGCAAGGTGCTGGCGCTCGTCTTTGAAAAGCCCTCGCTGCGCACGCACGTGACGTTTCAGACCGGCATGCTGCAGCTCGGCGGCCACGCGATCTACCTCAGCCCGCGCGATATCGAAATGGGGAGCCGCGAGTCGCCCCTCGACGTCGCGAAGAACCTCGAGCGCTGGGTGGACGGCGTCGCCGCGCGGACGTTCTCACACGATACGATTCTGGAGCTGGCGCGCGGCGCCCGCATCCCGGTCGTAAACGCGCTGTCGGACTGGGAGCATCCCTGCCAGACGCTCGCCACGCTGCTGACCATCCGCGAGCGGTGGGGGCGGCTCACGGACGTGCGGGTCGTCTGGATCGGCGACGGCAACAACGTGCTGCGCTCGCTCGCATTCGCGACGGGCAAACTCGGCCTGTCGCTCACGATCTGTGCGCCGCAGGCCTACGGGCTCGACGGCGACAGCATCGCGAGGGCCCGGGCCGACGCGGTCCAGAGCCACGGGACGATCGAGCTCACGGACGACCCGGTGCAGGCCGTGTCGGCCGCCGATTTGATCCTGACGGACGTCTGGACGAGCATGGGGCAGGAGCAGGAGGCCGTCGCCCGACGCCGGGCGTTTGCGCCGTATCAGGTCAACGCGGTGCTGCTCGCGCGGGCGCCCGCGGACGCGGTCGTCTCCCACTGCCTGCCCGCCCACCGCGGCGAGGAGATCACCGACGAGGTCATGGACGG